From the genome of uncultured Methanobacterium sp.:
TGCACTCTACATAGCTGCGGATAAGGGAATGATGGTGGAAGAGCTTAAAGAAGAAATTTTTGACCATTTAAAACTTATCAGAATTTATCTTAAGCCTCAGGGTAAGAAAGCTGATCTGGAAGATCCCTTAATCGTGAGAAAGGGGTCCACTGTGGAGGACGTGGCTGGTAAGCTGCACCGTGAATTCCTTAAAAACTTCCGTCATGCGAAAGTATGGGGCAATTCTGTGAAATTTCCAGGTCAGAAGGTAGGTCTGGACCATGTGATGGATGATAAGGATGTTTTACGTTTAATTATCAAGAAATAATTATTGGAGATTATTCCTAAATATTTTTATAAAATCCTAAATTGTTTATAAAAAATTATCCTAGATATTAATAAAGAATATCCATAATCAAAATGTTTAATTTGGAATTATTTACTGTGTCAATCACATTAATGAGGTGCAAACAATGAAACTGGATGATATCATAGTCTCAAAGGGAATAGTAGCTGGATACATGGAAGAACTTTTAGATTACATGGAAATGGATGTTGCCATTGGTGGAGGAGGACCTTCTGGTCTCACCGCCGGATATTATCTGGCCAAAGCAGGATTTAAAGTAGCCCTATTTGAGAAAAAGCTCAGTATGGGTGGTGGAATGTGGGGTGGAGGTATGATGTTCAACAAGATCGTGGTCCAGGAAGAAGGAAAACGTATCCTTGATGAAATGGGCATCCGCAGCCAGGAATATCAGGAAGGATACTATCTGGCAGATTCGGTAGAATCCGCTTCCACCATCTGTTCCAAAGCATGTCAGGCAGGACTCAAAGTCTTCAACCTCATGGAAATCGAAGATGTGATGATCAAGGATAAAGGTGTGGAAGGCCTGGTAATCAACTGGAGCCCGGTTGAAATGGCAGGACTACATGTGGATCCCATCACCATCGGAGCCCGGGCAGTGATAGATGCCACAGGACACCCCTGTGAAGTGGTGAAGGTTCTGGAGAGAAAAATGGAAGCCCCCCTTAAAACTGAAACAGGTAAAATAATGGGAGAAAAATCCATGTGGGCAGATGTTGCCGAACAGAGGATAATGGGTAACGTTACTGAAGTATACCCTGGAATGTACGTCACAGGGATGGCAGCCAATGCAGTGCATGGTTCACCCCGTATGGGGCCCATATTTGGTGGTATGCTCTTATCTGGGGAAAAAGTAGCGGAAATCTTGATTGAAAAACTGAAATGAGTAACTGTAACGGTTACTTAATGAACAATTATTGGTAATGGTTTTAAAATGATCATACTCCTTACTGGAACTCCTGGAACCGGCAAAACAACCATTTCCCATTTGCTGGCCGAAAAGTTAGGCTGCCAGCTGGTGGATATCAACCACCTGGTTGAAGAAAAACACTTATACACTGGTTTAGACCCTGAAAAAGACTATAAAATCGTGGATATGGATGCTTTAGAGAAAAAGCTTTTTCAAATCGTTGGTTTGCAAAATGCAGTTGATCTTAAAAAGGATTCCATCAAGGATTCCACTAAATCTTCCATTAAATCTTCCATTAAATCTTCCATTAAATCTTCCATTAAATCTTCCATTAAAGCTTCCACTAAGGATTCCCTTAATGATTCCAGTAAAGATCTCTCTATAAATTTCACTAAAAATTCATGCATAATAATTGAAGGCCACCTATCCCATTATTTCCCCCTGGCTGATCTGGTGGTTGTTTTCCGGACTGAACCTACTACTCTCTCAGAAAGACTCCAGAAAAGAGGATGGAAGGAATCTAAAATCCGCGAAAACCTGGAAGCCGAGGCCCTGGATATTTGCACATGGGAAGCACATGAAATACATCAAGAGAAAGTACACGAAGTTGAAACCACTAAGATAACTCCTGAAGAAGTAATTGATGTTATTTTAGAGATTATTGATGGAAAAAAATCATTTCCTGTGGGCAATATTGATTTTTCAGAGTATTTAGGTTCCTAATACTCCTGAAATCAATAAAAAACAGGATAACCTCTTGCAGGGAAAGCTTTTTAAGGGGTAAAAAGATAAACTAAAACATTATTCTTAAGTACAGTTTCAGGCTTTTGGGAATCAACCCCTAAAATTCACACTCTCTGAAAACTTAAGATCTCCGTATTCTGGCATTTCTAATGTTCCACAAGGGGTATATAATTTGAGAAGGGGAAGAAGACCGCAATGGATGATAAAAATAGCTTCAGAGCGCATGGAAATTCTCTTCCAACGTGCTGAGGAAGAATTTGCTCTTCACCCTGAACGTTCCAATAGATATTTGGAAATGTCCCGAAAAATAGCCACCAAGTACAACCTGAAAATGCCATCCTCATGGAGGGGAAGGTTCTGCAGGAACTGTAATCATTTCTTGAAACCGGGTTCTAATTCTCAGGTTCGTCTGAAAGACTCAATGGTAAACATAAAGTGCATGGAATGTGGAGAAATCATGAGAAAGCCTTACATTAAAGAAAAAAAGGCAAAACGGAGGAATAAAATTGAATCCCGCACATTCCAAGAAGGAACTGATGCATAGATCCCTTTCAACTATTACATTAAACATAGGTAAATCCGGAGTTAACTCCGGTGTTATGGATGAAATAAATCGCCAGCTTAAAGAAAGAGAAGTGGTGAAGCTCAGATTTTCCAAGGGTATATCCCTTGAGAAAGAAAACTATATTACCCACATCATTGAAAAATCAAATGCTAAACTCATTGATTTTAGAGGTAACGTTGCAGTAATCTTCAAAAAAAAGAGATAATTAGGAGGATAATATGACTACAATTTACGATGTACCTGCCGACTCGCTCATTAGCGAAGTCGCTAAGGAGTTAAGTGAAAACAAAAAGATAACCCCCCCAGAATGGACTCCATTCGTTAAAACAGGGGTTCACAAAGAGAGAAGGCCAGAGAACCCAGATTGGTGGTATGTGCGATGCGCATCCCTACTGCGCAGGGTTTACATAGATGGTCCAGTGGGAATAAACAGCCTTAGAACCTATTACGGTGGTAAGAAGGACAGAGGCACCAGCCCTGAAAAATTCAAACGTGGCAGTGGTTCTGTAACCAGAACAGCCCTTCAACAGTTAGAAGAAGCAGGTTTTGTTGAAAAACGAGAAGATGGTCGTGTGGTAACTCCTGCTGGAAGATCTTTCATGGATAACGCATCCTTTGAGATAAAAAAGGATATTCCCCAACTGGCAAAATATTAATCAAATAAAGAGAATTAAATTAAAAAAATAATTGACATGCTTTAGTAGGATATGGAGGTATTAAATGAGCGATATTGAGGAAATACGGCGTAGGAGAATGCAAGAACTGCAACAGCAGTCAGCTCAACAGGCTCAACAGCAAGCTCCAGATGCCCAATCCCAAGAACAAATGCGCAGGGAGCTGGAGGCTCAGAAGAGACAGGTTATGATGCAGATACTCACCCCTGAAGCGCGCAGTCGCCTTGCCAACCTCCGTCTCACCAAACCCGAGTTTGTGGATCAAATTGAACTGCAACTCATCCAACTTGCCCAAATGGGTAGAGTATCGTCAAAAATCACTGATGATCAGCTTAAGGAATTACTCCGTAAGTTAACTGGTCAAAAAAGAGAAATTAACATCACCTGGAAATGAAAGCCGCAGTACTCTACAGCGGAGGTAAAGACAGCTCATTAATGGCAGTCATACTAAAACGCTTAGGATACAAGGTGGAACTTTTAACAGCCAATTTTGGTGTTTTCCATTCCTGGAAATCAGCAGCAAACTCTGCATCATGTTTAGGATTTAAACACCAGATTCTGGAGGCAGACTCCACCCTCCTGGAAGGAGCGGTGAACATGATACTGAAGGATGGCTTCCCCAACAATGGAATAAACTACCTGCACCGGGAAGTCCTGAGATTGGCTGCAGAGAACTATCCCTTAGTGGCTGATGGCACCAGAAGAGATGATCGGGTGCCTAAACTAAATTCCGCGGAAATACAAAGCTTTGAAGATTCTAAAGGTGTACAGTACCTGAATCTTGCTGGCTGGGGTCATAAGACCATAAACCAGCTGTCAGAACAATTTTTCACCGTGGTGAAAGAACCCACAAGCATGGAAAACAACTCTGACTATGAGATTGAAATAAGATATCTCATAGCCCAGCGTGAAGGTGAAGACACAGCTGGTAAATTATTTCCCCCACATATACAATCAAGAGTAATAGGATGGAGAGAAGATGAGCAGAAATAGACCATTAGCCAAAAAGTTAAGATTGGCAAAGGCAGGCAAGCAGAACAGGCGTGTGCCTCTATGGGTAATGATGAAGACCAACCGTAAGGTACGAACTCACCCTAAAATGAGACACTGGAGAAGAAGTAGTCTAAAGGTATAAATATCTTAATATAGGAGTGACAGAGATGGAAAGAATTTACGTTATACCCCTTCGGGATGCAAAAGTAGCTCCCCGTACCAAAAGGTCACCTAAAGCAACTCGTGTTGTAAGGGAATTCATTCAGAAACACATGAAATCCGACGATGTCAAAATGGACGAATCGGTCAATGAAAAAATATGGGAAAGGGGAATTCAGAAAATACCCCCTAAGATCAAAGTTAAGGCAACCAAAGACGAAGATGGTTCCGTACTGGTCACCCTAGCTCAATAGGTGAACTCCTATGATTAGGAGAGTTAATCTGGCAGGCAATCCCAACCTGGGTGTTTACATCGCAGTTACTGATAAAGTGGCTCTAGCACCACCTAATTTGGGAGATAAAATGGTGGGAGTGGTTGAAGAATCCCTTCAAGTCCCGGTAATAAAAACCCCCATCAGTGGAAGTAGCCTTGCCGGTGCCCTGGCAGTAGGAAACTCCAGGGGATTTCTGGTATCCCGGTATGCTTTTAACACTGAAGTAAACGCCATCAAGGAATTTGGTTTAGAGGTTGAGCGGATACCTGACAGACTCACTGCAGTGGGTAACATTATCCTGGCCAACGATCACGGAGCCATGGTGAATCCACTACTATCTGATGAAGCAGTGGATGTGGTCTCTGAGACCCTGGATGTGGAAGTGGTCCGAGGCAGTATAGCTAATTTCAAGATCACTGGATCAGTGGCTGTTGCTACCAACAAAGGAGCAATGGTCCACCCACAAGCAACATCAGATGAATTAGATTTCCTGGAAAAAACCATGAATGTTCCTGTAGATGTGGGAACTGTGAACCAGGGAATGAAACTGGTGGGAGCAGGCACAGTGGCCAACTCCAATGGAGTGCTGGTGGGAGAAAGGACTACTGGTCCTGAAATGGCAAGAATAGAAGAATCATTAGGTTTTCTTGAGGAATTATTATGAAGACAAAAATATTTAGAGTTCAAGGTAAGTTCGTCATGGGCGACAGATTTAAACCTTTCACCAAGGAACTGAAAGCCACTGGTGAAAACGATATTAAAGAAAAGATCTACTCTGAATTTGGTAGCAAACATCACATTGTGCGCAACCAGATACACATAGAAAAAATAGAGGAAATCTCCGCTGAAGAAGTTCAGGATACCCTAATCAAAGCCCTGATTTCGGAGTGAACAACATGGAAGACCGACAAAGGCTAGAAGAGATTATAAACGAACTCAATGCTTACAAGGCACAGGCTGACATGCTGAACCAGCAAGTGGAAACTCTTAATGCCACTATATCTGACATGACCATAGCCCAGGAAACTCTGGAAGCTATTAAAGGGAAAAAGTCACCTGAAACCCTGGTACCAATTGGTGCGGGTTCATTTTTAATCACTGAAATCAAGAACACTGAAGAGGTAATTGTTGGTCTTGGATCTGGTGCTGCGGTTAAGAAAAGTATTGATGATGCTAAGATGAGCATTGAAGAGCAGAAAAAAGAGCTGGATAACATCATGCAGAAGATGAT
Proteins encoded in this window:
- a CDS encoding sulfide-dependent adenosine diphosphate thiazole synthase, whose product is MKLDDIIVSKGIVAGYMEELLDYMEMDVAIGGGGPSGLTAGYYLAKAGFKVALFEKKLSMGGGMWGGGMMFNKIVVQEEGKRILDEMGIRSQEYQEGYYLADSVESASTICSKACQAGLKVFNLMEIEDVMIKDKGVEGLVINWSPVEMAGLHVDPITIGARAVIDATGHPCEVVKVLERKMEAPLKTETGKIMGEKSMWADVAEQRIMGNVTEVYPGMYVTGMAANAVHGSPRMGPIFGGMLLSGEKVAEILIEKLK
- a CDS encoding adenylate kinase family protein, with protein sequence MIILLTGTPGTGKTTISHLLAEKLGCQLVDINHLVEEKHLYTGLDPEKDYKIVDMDALEKKLFQIVGLQNAVDLKKDSIKDSTKSSIKSSIKSSIKSSIKSSIKASTKDSLNDSSKDLSINFTKNSCIIIEGHLSHYFPLADLVVVFRTEPTTLSERLQKRGWKESKIRENLEAEALDICTWEAHEIHQEKVHEVETTKITPEEVIDVILEIIDGKKSFPVGNIDFSEYLGS
- a CDS encoding ribonuclease P is translated as MRRGRRPQWMIKIASERMEILFQRAEEEFALHPERSNRYLEMSRKIATKYNLKMPSSWRGRFCRNCNHFLKPGSNSQVRLKDSMVNIKCMECGEIMRKPYIKEKKAKRRNKIESRTFQEGTDA
- a CDS encoding YhbY family RNA-binding protein encodes the protein MHRSLSTITLNIGKSGVNSGVMDEINRQLKEREVVKLRFSKGISLEKENYITHIIEKSNAKLIDFRGNVAVIFKKKR
- a CDS encoding 30S ribosomal protein S19e, translating into MTTIYDVPADSLISEVAKELSENKKITPPEWTPFVKTGVHKERRPENPDWWYVRCASLLRRVYIDGPVGINSLRTYYGGKKDRGTSPEKFKRGSGSVTRTALQQLEEAGFVEKREDGRVVTPAGRSFMDNASFEIKKDIPQLAKY
- a CDS encoding DNA-binding protein, with the translated sequence MSDIEEIRRRRMQELQQQSAQQAQQQAPDAQSQEQMRRELEAQKRQVMMQILTPEARSRLANLRLTKPEFVDQIELQLIQLAQMGRVSSKITDDQLKELLRKLTGQKREINITWK
- a CDS encoding 7-cyano-7-deazaguanine synthase; its protein translation is MKAAVLYSGGKDSSLMAVILKRLGYKVELLTANFGVFHSWKSAANSASCLGFKHQILEADSTLLEGAVNMILKDGFPNNGINYLHREVLRLAAENYPLVADGTRRDDRVPKLNSAEIQSFEDSKGVQYLNLAGWGHKTINQLSEQFFTVVKEPTSMENNSDYEIEIRYLIAQREGEDTAGKLFPPHIQSRVIGWREDEQK
- a CDS encoding 50S ribosomal protein L39e; translated protein: MSRNRPLAKKLRLAKAGKQNRRVPLWVMMKTNRKVRTHPKMRHWRRSSLKV
- a CDS encoding 50S ribosomal protein L31e, whose translation is MERIYVIPLRDAKVAPRTKRSPKATRVVREFIQKHMKSDDVKMDESVNEKIWERGIQKIPPKIKVKATKDEDGSVLVTLAQ
- a CDS encoding translation initiation factor IF-6, which encodes MIRRVNLAGNPNLGVYIAVTDKVALAPPNLGDKMVGVVEESLQVPVIKTPISGSSLAGALAVGNSRGFLVSRYAFNTEVNAIKEFGLEVERIPDRLTAVGNIILANDHGAMVNPLLSDEAVDVVSETLDVEVVRGSIANFKITGSVAVATNKGAMVHPQATSDELDFLEKTMNVPVDVGTVNQGMKLVGAGTVANSNGVLVGERTTGPEMARIEESLGFLEELL
- the rpl18a gene encoding 50S ribosomal protein L18Ae, which translates into the protein MKTKIFRVQGKFVMGDRFKPFTKELKATGENDIKEKIYSEFGSKHHIVRNQIHIEKIEEISAEEVQDTLIKALISE
- the pfdA gene encoding prefoldin subunit alpha yields the protein MEDRQRLEEIINELNAYKAQADMLNQQVETLNATISDMTIAQETLEAIKGKKSPETLVPIGAGSFLITEIKNTEEVIVGLGSGAAVKKSIDDAKMSIEEQKKELDNIMQKMMSDLTKISQIITQKSPEAEALIQKIEGTPGNGLP